One part of the Acinetobacter sp. XS-4 genome encodes these proteins:
- a CDS encoding 3-carboxyethylcatechol 2,3-dioxygenase, which produces MTVKLICASHSPLMEFASPAEKQQEHTVRKTFEKLAAEVKAYDPTLIIAFGPDHFNGFFYDLMPSFCVGVRATAAGDWNYGPGELNVPESTALSLIRRVLDEGVDVAYSYRMQADHGVTQPLHFLCDGQLNRYPTIPIFINGAAAPMPTTKRTIALGRAVGAFINSINQENERILILGTGGLSHDPPTPQMGSAPPEVEEFLIAGRNPTVEARNTRQAKIISVGQRLAAGDKSVSVPLNPEWDEQLLEKFKNADFAALENMTEDEIRREGGRGGQEVRTWMAAFAALEAVGDYEMTLHCYEPISEWIAGFGIVSAELK; this is translated from the coding sequence ATGACTGTTAAACTTATTTGTGCTTCTCATAGCCCGCTAATGGAATTTGCATCTCCGGCAGAAAAACAACAAGAACACACGGTGCGTAAAACATTTGAAAAGCTCGCTGCAGAGGTCAAAGCATATGACCCCACTTTAATTATTGCTTTTGGGCCAGATCATTTTAATGGCTTCTTTTATGACCTGATGCCGAGTTTCTGTGTAGGTGTCCGCGCAACAGCAGCAGGTGACTGGAACTATGGTCCAGGTGAGCTTAATGTGCCTGAAAGCACAGCATTGAGTTTAATTCGACGTGTACTTGATGAAGGTGTAGATGTTGCATATTCATATCGGATGCAAGCCGACCATGGTGTCACTCAACCGCTGCATTTTTTATGTGATGGCCAACTTAATCGTTACCCAACCATTCCAATATTTATTAATGGTGCGGCTGCGCCAATGCCTACAACAAAACGAACGATTGCTTTAGGACGAGCGGTTGGGGCTTTCATCAACTCAATTAATCAAGAAAATGAACGTATATTGATTTTGGGCACAGGTGGACTTTCACACGATCCACCAACCCCTCAAATGGGCTCTGCACCACCAGAAGTTGAAGAGTTTCTAATTGCCGGACGTAACCCAACTGTTGAAGCTCGTAATACACGTCAGGCCAAAATCATTTCAGTGGGACAGCGTTTAGCAGCAGGTGACAAGAGCGTATCTGTACCACTTAATCCAGAGTGGGACGAACAGTTATTGGAAAAATTCAAAAATGCAGACTTTGCTGCGCTTGAAAATATGACTGAAGATGAAATTCGCCGTGAAGGTGGGCGTGGTGGGCAAGAAGTTCGTACATGGATGGCTGCTTTTGCGGCATT
- the dmpG gene encoding 4-hydroxy-2-oxovalerate aldolase — protein sequence MSKIIVHDMTLRDGMHPQRHQTTVEQMIAISTALDEAGVPLIEVTHGDGLGGSSVNYGFAAATDEEYLSAVVPRMKNAKVSALLLPGIGTVDHLKMAYEIGVSTIRVATHCTEADVSEQHITAARKLGMDTVGFLMLAHMASPQHLLEEAKKMVSYGANCIYVTDSAGYMLPQDVTDRVGLLRQELDSSIELGFHGHHNLGMGVANTVAAVDAGAIRVDLAAAGLGAGAGNTPLELFIAVANRMQIETGVDLFKVQDIAEDLVIPMMLNPIRADRDAATLGYAGVYSSFLLFAKRAEAKYGVSAREILLELGRRGTVGGQEDMIEDLALTMSKSKVMSA from the coding sequence ATGTCTAAGATTATTGTGCATGATATGACGTTACGTGATGGTATGCATCCACAACGTCATCAAACTACAGTTGAGCAAATGATTGCCATTTCAACCGCGTTAGACGAAGCGGGTGTACCATTAATTGAAGTGACTCATGGTGATGGCTTAGGGGGAAGTTCCGTTAACTACGGTTTCGCTGCTGCAACAGATGAAGAATATTTATCTGCTGTTGTGCCACGCATGAAAAATGCCAAGGTGTCAGCGTTGTTATTGCCTGGCATTGGAACAGTTGATCATTTAAAAATGGCATATGAGATTGGTGTTTCAACCATTCGTGTTGCAACACACTGTACAGAAGCAGACGTGTCTGAGCAGCATATTACTGCTGCACGAAAATTGGGAATGGACACAGTAGGCTTTCTAATGTTGGCACATATGGCATCGCCACAACATTTGCTAGAAGAAGCAAAAAAAATGGTGTCTTACGGTGCTAACTGTATTTATGTCACTGACTCTGCTGGGTACATGTTGCCACAAGATGTTACCGATCGGGTTGGGTTGCTTCGTCAAGAACTTGATAGCAGTATTGAGTTAGGTTTCCATGGTCACCATAACTTGGGTATGGGCGTTGCCAATACTGTCGCTGCGGTTGACGCTGGTGCAATTCGGGTCGACTTGGCGGCAGCTGGTCTAGGAGCTGGAGCAGGCAATACACCACTTGAGTTATTTATTGCAGTTGCAAATCGTATGCAAATAGAAACAGGCGTAGACTTGTTTAAAGTACAGGATATTGCAGAAGATCTTGTGATTCCAATGATGCTAAATCCAATTCGTGCAGATCGTGATGCAGCAACATTAGGTTATGCAGGTGTATATTCTTCTTTCTTGCTGTTTGCAAAACGTGCCGAAGCTAAATATGGTGTCTCTGCACGTGAAATTTTATTAGAGCTTGGTCGCCGTGGTACGGTTGGGGGGCAGGAGGATATGATTGAAGATCTTGCCTTGACCATGTCAAAATCGAAAGTAATGAGCGCATAA
- the hcaR gene encoding DNA-binding transcriptional regulator HcaR: MELRHLRYFVMVAEELNFSKAALRLYTAQPSLSQQIKDLEDEVGVTLLHRTKRKVELTEEGSVFLEQARLTLAQADKAIAMARQVSKFKKQQLTIGFVPVVEMKVFPCVLPSLRIQNPNLKIELRSMNNTEQMEALKKGEIDIAFMRDNLNNDEIQSQFVLREPLMLLLPRDHPLAQYERIPVKLLNNIDFIIPSSEQSSILHNTILNFAELHKIKFNIVQTAHNILFNINSIGMGLGCGILPSYIEPLTLNNIVTRPVDVDLPFLDLFVSYRKDAESSGVKEFMDLLSKVFYLNINQI; encoded by the coding sequence ATGGAATTACGTCATTTACGCTACTTTGTAATGGTGGCTGAAGAACTCAACTTTAGTAAAGCTGCACTTCGCCTCTACACAGCTCAACCATCATTAAGTCAACAAATTAAAGACCTTGAGGATGAGGTTGGCGTTACATTACTACATCGTACTAAACGTAAAGTTGAACTCACTGAAGAAGGTAGTGTATTTCTTGAACAAGCCCGTCTGACTTTAGCTCAGGCGGACAAAGCAATTGCTATGGCTCGTCAAGTTTCAAAATTTAAAAAACAACAACTGACCATTGGTTTTGTTCCAGTAGTAGAAATGAAAGTTTTCCCGTGTGTTCTTCCGAGTTTACGCATACAAAATCCAAACTTAAAAATTGAATTACGGAGCATGAATAATACCGAACAAATGGAAGCCTTAAAGAAAGGTGAAATTGACATTGCCTTTATGAGAGATAACTTAAATAACGATGAAATTCAGAGTCAGTTTGTATTACGTGAACCTCTAATGCTATTGCTTCCTCGAGATCACCCACTTGCTCAGTACGAGCGTATTCCAGTGAAGCTTTTAAATAATATTGATTTTATTATCCCATCGTCAGAACAGTCATCGATTTTACATAATACAATTCTTAATTTTGCTGAACTTCATAAAATTAAATTTAATATTGTGCAAACTGCTCATAATATTTTATTTAATATTAATTCAATAGGGATGGGATTAGGTTGCGGGATCTTGCCTAGCTATATAGAGCCGCTCACTTTAAATAATATTGTCACTAGACCTGTTGATGTCGATCTACCTTTTTTAGATTTATTTGTAAGCTATCGCAAAGACGCAGAATCTTCTGGGGTTAAAGAATTCATGGATTTATTAAGTAAAGTTTTTTACTTAAATATTAACCAGATCTAA
- a CDS encoding alpha/beta fold hydrolase, whose translation MGTVQIPEYKTDPFFGLEDKWIETAAGELTHYHELGEGTPILFLHGSGTGVSAAANWWLNLPQIAEQARCIAIDSIGYGQTVVAEGTAYGIRAWVDHAVRVLDALGIEKTWLVGNSLGGWLAFQFILDYPERVLGIVSMGTGGAKQTAALKAHANPELTEAGIRKTLEMFVVDKSLVTDELVKVRFDSAKNDYASDRLMDVVGARDRDRFEFPLDFEKMKEIQVPVLLIHGVQDVVIPVSRTWDILNIVPYADAHIFSQCGHWSQVERAQEFNQIIKQYLAVHDVK comes from the coding sequence ATGGGCACAGTACAAATCCCCGAATATAAAACAGATCCATTTTTTGGTTTGGAAGACAAATGGATTGAAACAGCAGCAGGCGAGCTTACTCATTATCATGAGCTTGGAGAAGGTACTCCAATTTTATTTTTACATGGTTCGGGTACTGGTGTTTCAGCAGCAGCAAACTGGTGGTTGAACTTACCACAAATTGCTGAGCAGGCACGCTGTATTGCTATTGATTCGATTGGTTATGGACAAACTGTTGTTGCAGAAGGGACTGCTTACGGTATCCGTGCATGGGTAGATCATGCAGTCCGTGTATTAGATGCTTTAGGAATTGAAAAAACCTGGTTAGTAGGTAATTCTTTAGGTGGTTGGTTAGCATTCCAGTTTATATTGGATTACCCAGAGCGTGTACTGGGTATTGTATCAATGGGAACGGGTGGTGCTAAACAGACGGCAGCACTTAAAGCACATGCTAATCCTGAATTGACAGAAGCTGGTATCCGTAAAACTTTAGAAATGTTTGTGGTCGATAAGTCTTTAGTCACAGATGAATTGGTTAAAGTTCGTTTTGACTCAGCAAAAAATGACTACGCATCAGATCGATTGATGGATGTTGTTGGTGCACGAGACCGTGACCGTTTTGAATTCCCGCTTGATTTTGAAAAGATGAAAGAGATTCAAGTTCCTGTACTACTCATTCATGGTGTGCAAGATGTAGTTATTCCTGTATCTCGTACATGGGATATTTTGAATATTGTACCTTATGCTGATGCACATATTTTTAGTCAATGTGGTCATTGGTCACAAGTTGAAAGAGCACAAGAATTTAACCAGATTATTAAACAATATTTAGCAGTACATGATGTTAAATAA
- the hcaB gene encoding 3-phenylpropionate-dihydrodiol/cinnamic acid-dihydrodiol dehydrogenase has translation MGWLEGEVALITGGGSGLGLALVERFLQEGAHVGVLQRSQAKIDELIARYGDKIVAINGDVASFQDNVRAVQATVERFGKLDCFIGNAGIWDHYADIVNMSGEQLDKAFDEIMSINTKGYLLGAKAALDELLKTEGSMIFTLSNSAFYSSGGGPIYTASKHAGVGLVRELAYELAPKVRVNAVAPSGMNVNVKGAASLGQENLGLLDARDPQKIGQGMPLRFLPEPEDMTGSYVLLASRQNNRPLSGVFINADCGLGIRGLRQANAGFFDA, from the coding sequence ATGGGCTGGCTAGAGGGTGAAGTTGCATTAATTACTGGTGGTGGTTCGGGACTAGGGCTTGCGTTGGTTGAGCGTTTTTTGCAAGAGGGTGCGCATGTTGGTGTGTTGCAACGGTCTCAAGCAAAAATAGATGAATTGATTGCACGCTATGGTGACAAAATTGTGGCGATTAATGGCGATGTGGCGAGTTTTCAGGATAACGTTCGTGCTGTGCAGGCTACAGTAGAACGTTTTGGAAAACTGGACTGTTTTATTGGTAACGCTGGTATTTGGGATCATTATGCCGACATCGTTAACATGAGTGGCGAACAGTTAGATAAAGCCTTTGATGAAATTATGAGTATTAACACGAAAGGTTATTTACTTGGTGCAAAAGCAGCTTTAGATGAGTTACTCAAAACTGAAGGTTCGATGATTTTTACCTTATCTAACTCAGCGTTTTATTCATCTGGTGGTGGTCCAATTTATACCGCATCAAAACATGCTGGTGTGGGTTTGGTACGTGAACTGGCCTATGAGCTGGCACCGAAAGTGCGTGTGAATGCAGTTGCTCCATCCGGGATGAATGTCAATGTGAAAGGTGCCGCATCCCTTGGGCAAGAAAATCTAGGATTACTTGATGCACGCGATCCCCAAAAAATTGGGCAGGGTATGCCATTGAGATTCTTACCAGAACCAGAAGACATGACTGGTTCTTATGTATTGCTCGCATCACGTCAAAATAACCGACCATTATCCGGTGTTTTTATTAATGCTGACTGTGGTTTGGGAATTCGTGGCTTACGTCAAGCGAACGCTGGTTTTTTTGATGCTTAA
- a CDS encoding acetaldehyde dehydrogenase (acetylating), producing MKKIKCALIGPGNIGTDLLYKLQRSEVLEPVWMVGIDPTSEGLARAEKMGLKTTAEGVDGLLPHVLKDDIKIAFDATSAYVHAENSRKLNELGVLMIDLTPAAIGPFCVPPVNLEALLDAGEVPNVNMVTCGGQATIPMVAAISRVQTVSYAEIIATVSTKSVGPGTRKNIDEFTRTTAGAIEKVGGAKQGKAIIIINPAEPPLMMRDTVHCLVEGEPDQVTITESVNAMIKEVQKYVPGYKLVNGPVFDGNRVSMFLEVEGLGDYLPKYAGNLDIMTAAAARTAEMFAERVLSNQKAEVV from the coding sequence ATGAAAAAGATAAAATGTGCCTTAATTGGTCCAGGAAATATTGGAACAGATTTGTTGTATAAATTGCAGCGTAGTGAAGTTTTGGAGCCAGTATGGATGGTTGGAATTGATCCTACTTCTGAAGGCTTGGCTCGCGCTGAAAAAATGGGTTTAAAAACCACGGCTGAAGGCGTTGATGGTTTATTACCTCATGTACTTAAAGATGATATCAAAATTGCTTTTGATGCAACCTCAGCGTATGTGCATGCAGAGAACAGTCGCAAGCTCAATGAGCTTGGAGTGTTAATGATTGATTTGACTCCTGCGGCAATTGGTCCATTTTGTGTGCCGCCAGTGAATTTGGAAGCTTTATTAGATGCAGGTGAAGTACCCAATGTGAATATGGTGACTTGTGGTGGGCAAGCAACTATTCCGATGGTCGCGGCAATTTCACGGGTACAAACGGTTAGCTATGCTGAAATCATTGCAACGGTTTCGACTAAATCGGTTGGCCCAGGTACTCGTAAGAACATTGATGAATTTACTCGTACTACGGCTGGTGCAATTGAAAAGGTTGGCGGAGCTAAACAAGGTAAAGCCATCATTATTATTAACCCGGCTGAACCACCACTAATGATGCGCGACACTGTTCATTGTTTAGTTGAAGGTGAGCCTGACCAAGTTACAATTACGGAATCAGTCAATGCCATGATCAAAGAGGTACAAAAGTACGTACCCGGCTACAAACTGGTGAATGGACCTGTATTTGATGGCAATCGTGTTTCTATGTTTCTTGAAGTAGAAGGCCTAGGCGATTATTTACCAAAATATGCAGGTAATCTTGACATTATGACAGCGGCAGCCGCACGCACTGCTGAAATGTTTGCAGAACGCGTTTTATCTAATCAAAAAGCTGAAGTTGTTTAA
- the hcaE gene encoding 3-phenylpropionate/cinnamic acid dioxygenase subunit alpha, with the protein MNGKIEVCEIDALVDAQNGRISPTIYTDPQLYELELERVFGRCWLFLCHESQIPKSGDFFNTYMGEDPIIVTRQKDGSIKALLNQCRHRSMRVSYADCGNTRAFTCPYHGWSYGIDGSLKDIPLEGIAFPHGACKEQWGLQEVPRVASYKGLVFGCWADDTPELLDYMGDIAWYLDAMIDRREGGSEVIGGIHKWEINCNWKFAAEQFASDQYHAPYSHASAVQVLGGKPNDDASKALGTAQTARPVWETAESCVQYGQRGHGSGFFLTEKPDANFWVDGQVADYFRETYEETKERLGDTRALRLAGHNTMFPTLSWLNGMTTMRIWHPRGPDKTEVWAFCITDKAAPQHIKEAMELNACRAFGPAGFAEADDGENWIEIQKVLRGYKARKSKLIMEMGLGNEKYREDGIPGITNHVFSETAARGMYRHWANLLMHEKWEDVQRADEAYEQKLLKKAAKKDEKELVK; encoded by the coding sequence ATGAATGGAAAAATTGAAGTGTGTGAAATCGATGCTTTAGTCGATGCACAAAATGGACGTATCTCGCCAACTATCTATACAGATCCACAATTATACGAACTAGAGTTAGAGCGTGTTTTTGGACGTTGTTGGTTATTTCTTTGTCACGAAAGCCAGATTCCAAAATCAGGCGACTTTTTCAATACGTATATGGGTGAGGACCCAATTATTGTTACGCGTCAAAAAGACGGTTCTATTAAAGCATTATTAAATCAATGTCGTCACCGTTCTATGCGGGTTAGCTATGCTGACTGTGGTAATACGCGTGCGTTTACCTGCCCATATCATGGCTGGTCCTATGGCATTGACGGTTCTCTTAAAGACATTCCATTGGAAGGTATCGCTTTTCCACATGGGGCTTGTAAAGAACAATGGGGATTGCAAGAGGTTCCTCGTGTTGCAAGCTATAAAGGTTTGGTTTTTGGTTGTTGGGCAGATGACACACCCGAATTACTCGACTATATGGGTGATATTGCTTGGTATCTCGATGCAATGATTGACCGCCGTGAAGGTGGTTCGGAAGTCATTGGTGGCATTCATAAATGGGAAATTAACTGTAACTGGAAATTTGCAGCAGAACAGTTTGCTTCTGATCAATACCACGCGCCGTACTCGCATGCCTCTGCAGTACAAGTTTTAGGTGGTAAACCAAATGATGATGCTTCTAAAGCATTAGGAACAGCACAAACGGCACGTCCAGTTTGGGAAACAGCAGAAAGCTGTGTGCAATATGGTCAACGTGGTCATGGTTCAGGTTTCTTCCTTACGGAAAAACCAGATGCCAATTTCTGGGTTGATGGTCAAGTAGCAGATTACTTCCGTGAAACCTATGAAGAAACAAAAGAGCGTTTGGGCGACACACGTGCTTTACGCTTGGCTGGACATAACACAATGTTCCCAACTTTGTCTTGGTTGAATGGTATGACGACGATGCGCATCTGGCATCCACGTGGGCCAGATAAAACCGAAGTTTGGGCTTTCTGTATCACGGACAAAGCAGCGCCGCAGCACATCAAAGAAGCGATGGAGTTGAATGCTTGCCGAGCATTTGGCCCAGCTGGTTTTGCTGAAGCAGACGATGGTGAAAACTGGATTGAGATCCAGAAAGTGTTACGTGGTTATAAAGCGCGAAAAAGCAAACTCATTATGGAAATGGGCCTTGGCAATGAAAAATACCGTGAAGATGGTATTCCCGGTATTACTAACCATGTTTTCTCTGAAACAGCTGCACGTGGCATGTATCGTCATTGGGCAAACCTGTTGATGCATGAAAAATGGGAAGACGTACAACGGGCAGATGAGGCTTATGAGCAAAAGCTTTTGAAAAAAGCGGCTAAAAAGGATGAGAAGGAGCTTGTGAAATGA
- the hcaF gene encoding 3-phenylpropionate/cinnamic acid dioxygenase subunit beta: protein MNQIIDSLKPQPVWRSIGLELHHDISQFLYAEAQLLDDWKFRDWLEILSEDILYTLKTTTNAQTRDRRKCIAPPSTWIYHDDKFVLERRVAKLETGMSWSEEPPSRTRHLITNIRVEATAQANEYQVFSNYLLYRSQKEKDVLTYVGKRVDLIRKDDSSSLGWKIAKRDITLDQATLISHNITVFF, encoded by the coding sequence ATGAACCAGATCATTGACTCATTAAAACCACAGCCAGTATGGCGTTCTATTGGATTGGAACTTCACCACGACATTAGTCAGTTTCTATATGCAGAAGCACAGTTGTTAGATGACTGGAAATTCCGTGATTGGTTGGAAATCTTAAGCGAAGATATTTTATATACGCTCAAAACGACGACAAATGCGCAAACACGTGATCGTCGTAAATGTATTGCACCACCATCAACATGGATTTATCACGACGACAAATTTGTACTAGAGCGTCGCGTAGCAAAATTAGAAACAGGAATGTCGTGGTCCGAAGAACCGCCATCACGTACTCGTCACTTGATTACTAATATTCGGGTCGAAGCAACTGCGCAAGCAAATGAATATCAAGTTTTTAGTAATTATTTGCTTTATCGCTCGCAAAAAGAAAAAGACGTATTGACCTATGTTGGTAAACGAGTTGATCTGATTCGAAAAGATGATAGCAGTAGTTTAGGTTGGAAAATTGCTAAACGTGATATCACCCTCGATCAAGCGACTTTGATTTCTCACAATATTACGGTGTTTTTCTAA
- a CDS encoding fumarylacetoacetate hydrolase family protein: protein MSNSAVVDSVAFALRQAELSQTAIIPIRTELGGEQANVDIAYAVQEINTVRALSEGRRLVGRKIGLTSKVVQAQLGVDQPDFGMLFADMAYGDGEVIPAGKLIQPKVEAEIALVLKKDLTQARHTYADIISATDYALPAIEIVDSRIENWKISLIDTVADNASSAAFVLGSRPVQLNQLDLVNCKMTMTRGDEVVSQGVGKACLANPLNAAVWLADEMVRRGRPLQAGDIVLTGALGPMVVAHPGDEFKVEIDGFNSVVACFAAE, encoded by the coding sequence ATGTCGAATTCTGCTGTTGTTGATTCAGTTGCTTTTGCCTTAAGACAAGCTGAACTATCACAAACTGCGATTATTCCTATTCGCACTGAGCTCGGTGGTGAACAGGCAAATGTGGATATCGCTTATGCAGTACAGGAAATCAATACTGTACGTGCACTGTCGGAAGGGCGCCGTTTAGTAGGTCGAAAAATTGGCCTAACTTCTAAAGTGGTACAAGCCCAACTCGGCGTAGATCAACCTGACTTTGGGATGTTATTTGCTGATATGGCATATGGCGATGGTGAAGTCATTCCAGCGGGTAAGTTGATTCAGCCAAAAGTTGAAGCTGAAATTGCGCTCGTACTCAAAAAGGATTTAACCCAAGCCCGACATACATATGCAGACATTATTAGTGCAACAGACTATGCCTTACCAGCTATTGAAATAGTTGATAGTCGCATTGAGAACTGGAAAATCTCATTGATTGACACGGTTGCTGACAATGCATCAAGTGCAGCTTTTGTGTTGGGTTCACGTCCAGTACAGCTTAATCAACTTGATTTAGTTAACTGTAAAATGACGATGACTCGTGGGGACGAAGTTGTTTCGCAAGGTGTTGGTAAAGCTTGTTTAGCTAATCCATTGAATGCAGCAGTTTGGTTAGCTGATGAAATGGTACGACGCGGACGTCCATTACAAGCAGGAGATATTGTCCTGACTGGGGCATTGGGTCCAATGGTGGTGGCTCATCCAGGGGATGAGTTTAAAGTTGAAATTGATGGCTTCAATTCAGTTGTTGCATGCTTTGCTGCTGAATAA
- the hcaC gene encoding 3-phenylpropionate/cinnamic acid dioxygenase ferredoxin subunit, which yields MNKIFVCQIDELDEGEALKVDCNVGDIAALAVFNFNGEFFAMNDKCSHGNASMSEGYLEDDGTVECPLHASRFCLKTGVPQCVPATDPIQTFSVVIEDGALYVEMAGA from the coding sequence ATGAATAAGATTTTTGTTTGTCAGATTGATGAGTTGGATGAAGGCGAAGCGCTGAAAGTAGATTGTAATGTAGGTGATATTGCTGCACTCGCTGTGTTCAATTTTAATGGTGAATTTTTTGCCATGAATGATAAATGCAGTCATGGTAATGCTTCTATGTCAGAAGGCTACCTAGAGGATGATGGCACGGTTGAATGTCCACTTCATGCATCACGTTTTTGTTTGAAAACTGGCGTACCACAATGTGTACCAGCGACTGATCCGATTCAGACATTCTCTGTCGTGATTGAAGATGGTGCACTCTATGTAGAAATGGCAGGAGCGTAA
- a CDS encoding OprD family outer membrane porin: MRRQTLWIAMACAIATIEATGTNAGFVEDSQVQLKFKNFYLDRQYDDTPAKNWGSWSQAVTLDAKSGYAEFGALQLGVDVLAQYAVRLDGRDRNADWVLPYSGISGTGTGKQERQFGKIGATLKAKINQTELRIGEILPVTPVIHFDPSRQLLTTYNGVWLESKDLKNTKLTLGYLDSINARYENQPMDFGLWPKALNNDGKTDGMYVAGIDYQLNKNWSASYFYGDVTNIYRQNYLGVNYKNNYDKLKVDSHIRFFDNAESGDALYGDIDNQALSIGSTLTYGSHSVGLSYQQMFGDHGSNSSAATGAPYFPSLAGWVPQPYLDNWSVASFIRKDEKSVGVAYSYDFSDLGIKGLKTTAKYWHGWGIDSAYESSALTGKGKEDEFNFILNYVVPEGKLKGLGFQWMYIDVNFDNIAGQASDLQEHRIATTYTYKF, translated from the coding sequence ATGCGTCGTCAAACGTTATGGATCGCAATGGCTTGCGCAATAGCAACAATAGAGGCTACTGGCACAAATGCTGGTTTTGTTGAAGATAGTCAGGTTCAGCTGAAATTTAAAAACTTCTATTTAGATCGTCAGTATGATGACACCCCTGCAAAAAACTGGGGGAGTTGGTCGCAAGCTGTGACACTGGATGCAAAATCGGGCTATGCAGAGTTTGGGGCGTTACAACTCGGTGTTGATGTGTTAGCACAGTATGCTGTGCGTCTGGATGGTCGTGACCGTAATGCCGATTGGGTTCTGCCGTATAGTGGAATTTCTGGTACAGGCACAGGAAAACAAGAGCGCCAGTTTGGCAAAATAGGAGCAACTCTTAAAGCGAAAATCAACCAAACTGAATTACGAATTGGTGAAATTTTACCTGTAACACCAGTAATTCATTTTGATCCATCACGTCAATTATTGACCACTTATAATGGGGTATGGCTAGAGTCAAAAGATCTTAAAAACACCAAATTAACGTTAGGTTATTTGGATAGTATCAATGCCCGTTATGAAAATCAGCCAATGGATTTTGGCCTATGGCCTAAAGCATTAAATAATGATGGTAAAACTGATGGGATGTATGTTGCGGGCATAGATTACCAATTAAATAAAAACTGGTCTGCAAGTTACTTTTATGGTGATGTGACGAATATCTATCGTCAAAATTACTTGGGTGTGAACTATAAAAACAATTATGACAAATTAAAAGTCGATTCACACATACGTTTTTTCGACAATGCAGAGTCGGGAGATGCCTTGTATGGTGATATTGATAATCAGGCATTGTCTATAGGCTCAACCTTAACTTATGGCTCACACAGCGTAGGTTTATCTTATCAGCAAATGTTTGGTGACCATGGTAGTAACTCGAGTGCAGCAACTGGCGCACCATATTTCCCATCCCTCGCAGGTTGGGTACCTCAGCCTTATTTGGATAACTGGTCAGTTGCGAGCTTTATCCGTAAAGATGAAAAATCGGTGGGTGTGGCTTATAGCTATGATTTTAGTGATCTTGGCATTAAAGGTTTAAAAACCACTGCAAAATATTGGCATGGTTGGGGCATTGATTCAGCTTATGAATCAAGTGCATTAACAGGCAAAGGTAAAGAAGATGAATTCAACTTTATTCTGAATTACGTTGTGCCAGAAGGGAAGTTAAAAGGCTTAGGTTTTCAGTGGATGTATATCGATGTGAACTTCGACAATATTGCAGGCCAAGCAAGCGATTTGCAGGAACATCGTATTGCAACGACATATACCTATAAATTTTGA